TTTCATTCAAATTGTAGTTCAATTAACTAGAGAAAATATGCCTTATAGCTACATGTACTCGGGACGCAAAAACATTGCATTTAGGAGGATTGTGTGAAATACAGCTTCGAATCAAAACCAATGCAGAAATGGGACGAACGTTTCTGCGAATTGGCTGAATATATTTCAGAATGGTCAAAAGACCCTAATGCAAAAGTAGGGGCGGTGATCTTTTCAAAGAAAGGAGGAAATATTTCCATTGGTTACAACGGATTTCCGATGGGGGTAGAAGATTCCGCAGAGCGATTGACTGATAAAGACATCAAGCTTGAACTAGTTGTACATGCCGAGGTAAATGCACTAATAGCGGCAGGTGATCGAGCCCAGGGCTCAACGATTTAT
This sequence is a window from Methylomonas methanica MC09. Protein-coding genes within it:
- a CDS encoding dCMP deaminase family protein; protein product: MQKWDERFCELAEYISEWSKDPNAKVGAVIFSKKGGNISIGYNGFPMGVEDSAERLTDKDIKLELVVHAEVNALIAAGDRAQGSTIYVWGKPICSRCAGPIIQAGELPRISRRLQPLREWSNERENIKPIFNGNPRTSHSHGARTSRRISVGMGGDSVDFS